One window from the genome of Nicotiana sylvestris chromosome 9, ASM39365v2, whole genome shotgun sequence encodes:
- the LOC104239348 gene encoding probable adenylate kinase 7, mitochondrial, with protein sequence MALLSRLRAAAQPHIIRSSLQSYGSAAAQLDYDYDDDYEYYEETSVRPVVMEESEGSVPRRGVQWVIMGDPMAQRHVYAQWLSKLLDIPHISMGSLVRQELHPRSSLYKQIAEAVNQGKLVPEDVIFGLLSKRLEEGYCRGESGFILDGIPRSKIQAETLDKTVDIDLVLNLKCAESGMSKKDKSTGLYSPLEFLRRTSGINMSLQSEGGHFRPSSTMTDVSRKKLHVHAEQIKPLEEYYRKQRKLLDFQVAGGPGETWQGLLAALHLQHRTAVGSTQLSAGC encoded by the exons ATGGCATTGCTCAGCCGTCTGAGAGCGGCGGCGCAGCCACATATTATTCGGTCATCTCTTCAGTCTTACGGATCAGCTGCAGCTCAGCTCGACTACGATTACGACGATGATTACGAATACTATGAAGAGACAAGTGTACGTCCAGTGGTAATGGAGGAATCTGAAGGATCAGTTCCACGAAGAGGAGTACAATGGGTGATCATGGGCGATCCTATGGCTCAGAGACACGTGTACGCCCAATGGCTTTCGAAGCTTCTAGATATTCCTCATATTTCTATGGGCTCACTCGTTCGTCAAGAACTTCACCCTCGTTCTTCCCTCTATAAGCAg ATCGCAGAGGCTGTAAATCAGGGAAAACTTGTTCCCGAAGATGTTATATTTGGTCTGTTGTCAAAGAGGCTAGAAGAAGGTTATTGCAGGGGTGAAAGTGGATTCATCTTGGATGGAATTCCTCGATCAAAGATTCAAGCT GAAACCCTGGACAAAACTGTGGACATAGATCTAGTTCTGAATCTTAAATGTGCTGAGAGTGGGATGTCAAAGAAAGACAAAAGTACTGGGCTTTATTCACCTCTGGAATTCCTTCGCAGGACTTCTGGAATTAATATGAGTCTTCAGTCAGAGGGTGGTCATTTTAGGCCTTCAAGTACCATGACTGATGTTTCGAGAAAGAAGCTGCATGTGCATGCTGAGCAG ATCAAACCGCTAGAAGAATACTACAGGAAACAGAGAAAGCTCCTTGATTTTCAAGTGGCTGGAGGACCTGGAGAAACATGGCAAGGCCTTTTGGCTGCTTTGCATCTTCAGCACAGGACTGCAGTTGGTTCTACACAGTTGAGTGCAGGATGCTAA